One genomic region from Gaiellales bacterium encodes:
- a CDS encoding (d)CMP kinase, translated as MVITIDGPAGAGKSTVARRVAERLGLRYVDTGAMYRELTAVALAGDVSLNDGPALAALVGTPAPEGTDIRAEVISRNVSAVSRHPSVRAAMRERQRQLAHDAVLEGRDTGSVVWPSAEVKVYLVASTAVRAARRAGDLGLPQAEVERSIVERDDLDAEQLAPAPDAHIVDTSELTVDEVVDRIVAMAAPAAEPPRAASGPVPGDTFWRVVRPWAGPVFRALLRLRVTGSERVPRSGPVVFVANHQSLWDIPALGCSQPRAVRYMAKAELFRPRPWGAFLRWGGTFAVRRGEPDREALRIVHETLQLGGTVGIFIQGHRQEGFDEAKAGAGRIAVVEDAWVVPVALRSRNWRPGRSIGVAFGEPRRFARDGRRAAVAYRETADELMDEIRRLHEEGS; from the coding sequence ATGGTGATCACGATCGATGGTCCGGCCGGCGCCGGCAAGAGCACGGTGGCGCGGCGGGTCGCCGAGCGTCTCGGCCTCCGCTACGTCGACACGGGAGCGATGTACCGCGAGTTGACCGCTGTCGCGCTGGCTGGAGATGTCAGCCTGAACGACGGCCCGGCGCTGGCCGCGCTCGTCGGCACGCCGGCGCCCGAGGGAACGGACATCAGGGCGGAGGTGATCTCCCGGAACGTGAGCGCGGTCTCGCGTCACCCGAGCGTGCGCGCCGCGATGCGGGAGCGCCAGCGCCAGCTCGCCCACGACGCCGTGCTCGAGGGTCGCGACACGGGCTCGGTGGTCTGGCCGTCGGCGGAGGTGAAGGTGTACCTGGTCGCCTCCACCGCCGTCCGCGCGGCGCGTCGGGCCGGCGATCTCGGGCTGCCCCAGGCGGAGGTGGAGCGGTCGATCGTCGAGCGCGACGACCTCGACGCCGAGCAGCTGGCACCGGCGCCGGACGCGCACATCGTCGACACCAGCGAGCTCACCGTCGATGAGGTGGTCGACCGGATCGTGGCGATGGCGGCGCCGGCGGCCGAGCCGCCCCGCGCCGCCTCCGGCCCCGTGCCCGGTGACACCTTCTGGCGCGTGGTGCGCCCCTGGGCCGGCCCGGTGTTCAGGGCGCTGCTGCGGCTGCGCGTGACAGGGTCGGAGCGGGTGCCGCGAAGCGGGCCGGTCGTGTTCGTGGCAAACCACCAGTCGCTCTGGGACATTCCGGCGCTCGGGTGCTCGCAGCCGCGGGCCGTGCGGTACATGGCGAAGGCGGAGCTGTTCCGGCCGCGGCCGTGGGGCGCGTTCCTGCGGTGGGGCGGGACCTTTGCCGTCCGGCGCGGCGAGCCTGATCGCGAGGCGCTGCGGATCGTCCACGAGACGCTGCAGCTGGGCGGGACGGTCGGGATCTTCATCCAGGGCCACCGCCAGGAGGGATTCGACGAGGCGAAGGCCGGCGCCGGCCGGATCGCGGTGGTCGAGGATGCCTGGGTCGTGCCGGTCGCCCTGCGGTCGCGGAACTGGCGGCCCGGGCGGAGCATCGGCGTCGCGTTCGGCGAGCCGCGACGGTTCGCGCGCGACGGGCGGAGGGCCGCCGTTGCCTACCGAGAAACCGCCGACGAGCTGATGGACGAGATCCGTCGCCTCCACGAGGAGGGGTCGTGA
- a CDS encoding prephenate dehydrogenase/arogenate dehydrogenase family protein, with protein sequence IDRSTTSAAEAADGAELVVVAAPIGALPRVVREVLDANGGATVTDVGSTKAAVCAAAGGSSRFIGGHPIAGAEVRGPAHAKPELFDGATWFLTPLAATDPEHYRLVHGFVSSLGAVPVAVDPRAHDKLVALTSHVPHVLANLIVNHAGASKIEGHEPLAAAGGSLRDMTRVAGANPRIWVDIFLENRAAVLDGLREHARRVDDLVRALEREDAGFVARWIAEASSNRRRLLDAAYPATPEELYRVRVHVPDRPGVLSGITQALGAEGINIEDFELHHMSADRGGTVIVTIAGAHEAERAVTLLDGLGYGAIAAPAVDG encoded by the coding sequence GATCGACCGCAGCACCACGTCAGCCGCCGAGGCGGCGGACGGCGCAGAGCTCGTCGTGGTCGCCGCGCCTATCGGGGCGCTGCCGCGCGTCGTCCGCGAGGTCCTTGACGCGAACGGCGGCGCCACCGTCACCGACGTCGGCTCGACCAAGGCGGCCGTCTGCGCGGCGGCCGGCGGTTCGTCCCGCTTCATCGGCGGCCACCCGATCGCGGGCGCCGAGGTGCGCGGGCCCGCGCACGCGAAGCCGGAGCTCTTCGACGGCGCGACCTGGTTCCTGACGCCGCTGGCGGCGACCGACCCGGAGCACTACCGGCTCGTCCACGGCTTCGTCTCGTCGCTCGGAGCCGTGCCCGTCGCCGTCGACCCGCGGGCGCACGACAAGCTCGTCGCCTTGACGAGCCATGTCCCGCACGTGCTCGCGAACCTGATCGTCAACCACGCCGGCGCCTCGAAGATCGAGGGGCACGAGCCGCTCGCGGCCGCCGGCGGCTCGCTGCGCGACATGACCCGCGTCGCCGGCGCCAACCCGCGCATCTGGGTCGACATCTTCCTCGAGAACCGGGCGGCGGTGCTGGACGGCCTGCGCGAGCACGCGCGGCGCGTGGACGACCTCGTGCGCGCGCTCGAGCGCGAGGACGCCGGCTTCGTGGCGCGCTGGATCGCCGAGGCGTCCTCCAACCGCCGGCGCCTGCTGGACGCGGCCTACCCGGCGACGCCGGAGGAGCTCTACCGCGTGCGGGTGCATGTGCCCGACCGCCCGGGCGTACTCTCGGGGATCACCCAGGCGCTTGGCGCGGAGGGCATCAACATCGAGGACTTCGAGCTGCACCACATGTCCGCCGATCGCGGCGGCACGGTGATCGTCACGATCGCCGGTGCGCACGAGGCCGAGCGTGCGGTCACGCTGCTCGACGGCCTGGGGTACGGAGCAATCGCGGCACCGGCGGTCGATGGCTGA
- the der gene encoding ribosome biogenesis GTPase Der, protein MTDEARVLAGRVAVVGFPNAGKSTLINRLTTSRQAVVHETPGVTRDRTEAICEWRGREFVLIDTGGVDAGDESPLQADVAEQARMAVEEAHLVLLVIDARAGLAAGDEEIAQILRRSKRPVIVVANKVDDAAHEAGALELHALGLGEPVAVSALHGRGTGELLDLVVERLEEVEGAQHTDERGDEIAVAIVGRPNVGKSSLLNAILGRPRVIVSDVPGTTRDSVDTVFVRGETRFRLIDTAGLRRKRKHRQGIEYYSELRALQAVQRADIALVLVDASDGLVDGDLSVADEARKAGCATLVVLSKWDIATVDVDDVRERMSVKLRQRPSIVTTSSLTGRNVDRLLDGVEELFGRYASRIGTGVLNRAVEEITTQREPPRSGRRRLNLLYATQYETRPPRFRIVVNDRGLVTRDYAYYVENQFRRRFGLEGVPVIIDFQSRS, encoded by the coding sequence GTGACCGACGAGGCCCGCGTGCTGGCGGGGCGGGTGGCGGTGGTCGGGTTCCCCAACGCCGGCAAGTCGACGCTGATCAACCGTCTGACCACGAGCCGGCAGGCGGTTGTCCACGAGACGCCTGGAGTGACACGTGACCGAACTGAGGCGATCTGCGAGTGGCGCGGGCGGGAGTTCGTCCTGATCGACACCGGCGGCGTGGACGCGGGTGACGAGTCGCCGCTGCAGGCGGATGTGGCGGAGCAGGCGCGGATGGCGGTCGAGGAGGCGCACCTCGTGCTCCTCGTGATCGACGCGCGGGCGGGGCTGGCAGCGGGGGATGAGGAGATCGCGCAGATCCTGCGCCGCTCGAAGCGGCCGGTGATCGTGGTCGCCAACAAGGTGGACGATGCCGCCCACGAGGCGGGAGCGCTGGAGCTCCACGCGCTCGGGCTGGGTGAGCCGGTGGCGGTGTCGGCGCTGCACGGTCGCGGGACGGGGGAGCTGCTCGACCTCGTCGTGGAGCGGCTCGAGGAGGTGGAGGGCGCGCAGCACACCGACGAGCGCGGCGACGAGATCGCCGTCGCCATCGTCGGCCGGCCGAACGTCGGCAAGTCCTCGCTCCTGAACGCGATCCTCGGCCGGCCGCGGGTGATCGTCTCCGACGTGCCCGGCACGACACGCGACAGCGTGGACACCGTGTTCGTGCGCGGCGAGACGCGGTTCCGGCTGATCGACACGGCCGGCCTGCGGCGAAAGCGCAAGCATCGGCAGGGCATCGAGTACTACAGCGAGCTGCGGGCGTTGCAGGCGGTGCAGCGAGCCGACATCGCGCTGGTGCTGGTCGATGCGTCCGACGGGCTGGTCGACGGCGACCTCTCGGTCGCGGACGAGGCGCGCAAGGCGGGGTGCGCGACGCTGGTGGTGCTGTCCAAGTGGGACATCGCGACGGTCGACGTGGACGACGTGCGCGAGCGGATGAGCGTGAAGCTCCGCCAGCGGCCGTCGATCGTGACGACCTCGTCGCTGACCGGCCGCAACGTCGACCGGCTGCTGGACGGGGTCGAGGAGCTGTTCGGGCGCTACGCGTCGCGGATCGGAACCGGCGTGCTGAACCGCGCGGTCGAGGAGATCACGACCCAGCGCGAGCCTCCGCGGAGCGGCCGGCGGCGGCTGAACCTGCTCTACGCGACGCAATACGAGACGCGGCCGCCGCGCTTCCGGATCGTCGTCAACGACCGCGGGCTCGTCACCCGCGACTACGCCTACTACGTGGAGAACCAGTTCCGCCGGCGGTTCGGGCTCGAGGGGGTTCCGGTGATCATCGACTTCCAGAGCAGGTCGTGA
- a CDS encoding NAD(P)H-dependent glycerol-3-phosphate dehydrogenase — MRAAVVGGGSWGTAFARHLALAGHETTLVCRDAAQAADIGRRHRNPRYLYDVELPASLAAAGLEDASFDGVELVAMAVPSRGFADTAAAIAGRLPAQASLLSLTKGLDPATGRRMSEILREIGRGGGVAVLSGPNHAEEVARDSPTASVVASQPIDLARELQAALSTSSLRVYASGDVVGVELCAAAKNVMGLAAGVSDGLGFGDNAKAAMITRGMAEMSRLGEAFGAQRRTFAGMAGMGDLVATCTSRHSRNRRAGELLAKGVPGDWIEREIGQAVEGLTTAPVLRDLARGRGLELPITEAVCEVAAGAATPLDAVARLMSREPTEE; from the coding sequence GTGAGGGCGGCCGTCGTCGGCGGCGGCAGCTGGGGCACCGCGTTCGCGCGGCACCTGGCGCTGGCCGGGCACGAGACGACGCTCGTGTGCCGGGACGCCGCGCAGGCGGCGGACATCGGCCGGCGGCATCGCAATCCGCGCTACCTCTACGACGTCGAGCTGCCGGCGTCGCTCGCGGCCGCCGGCCTGGAGGACGCGTCGTTCGACGGCGTCGAGCTGGTGGCGATGGCCGTCCCCAGCCGCGGCTTCGCGGACACGGCCGCGGCCATCGCCGGCCGCCTGCCGGCGCAGGCGTCGCTGCTCTCGCTCACGAAGGGCCTTGACCCTGCGACCGGCCGGAGGATGTCCGAGATCCTCCGCGAGATCGGCCGCGGCGGCGGGGTGGCCGTGCTGTCGGGGCCCAACCATGCCGAGGAGGTGGCGCGCGACTCGCCCACGGCGTCGGTTGTGGCCAGCCAGCCGATCGACCTTGCGCGCGAGCTGCAGGCGGCGCTTTCGACGTCCAGCCTTCGCGTGTACGCGTCCGGCGACGTGGTCGGGGTGGAACTGTGCGCCGCGGCGAAGAACGTGATGGGCCTGGCCGCCGGGGTCTCGGACGGGCTTGGGTTCGGCGACAACGCCAAGGCGGCGATGATCACCCGCGGCATGGCCGAGATGAGCCGGCTGGGCGAGGCGTTCGGCGCCCAGCGGCGCACGTTCGCGGGCATGGCCGGCATGGGCGATCTCGTGGCGACGTGCACGTCCCGCCACTCGCGAAACCGCCGGGCCGGTGAGCTGCTCGCCAAGGGCGTGCCGGGCGACTGGATCGAGCGCGAGATCGGCCAGGCGGTGGAGGGGCTGACAACGGCGCCTGTGCTCCGCGACCTGGCCCGCGGCCGGGGACTCGAGCTGCCGATCACCGAGGCCGTGTGCGAGGTGGCGGCGGGCGCGGCGACGCCGCTGGACGCGGTGGCGCGGCTGATGTCGCGCGAGCCCACCGAGGAGTGA
- a CDS encoding cysteine hydrolase family protein: MARGLVIVDIQNDYFPGGRHELVGPEQAAERAAAVLARFRQRGEPVFHVQHVWEGEDAAFFSPGTPGVEIHEAVRPADGEPVVQKAHPNSFRETDLLRRLRDADVTDVVVAGMMTSMCVDATVRAAADLGFGCTVVHDACATLDLEFGGRTIPAASVHGAFIAALGDSYATVTSSDDV, translated from the coding sequence ATGGCGCGCGGCCTCGTCATCGTGGACATCCAGAACGACTACTTCCCTGGCGGCCGCCACGAGCTGGTCGGGCCCGAGCAGGCGGCCGAGCGGGCCGCAGCGGTGCTGGCGCGGTTCCGGCAGCGCGGCGAGCCGGTGTTCCATGTGCAGCACGTGTGGGAGGGCGAGGACGCCGCGTTCTTCTCACCCGGCACGCCGGGCGTCGAGATCCATGAGGCGGTTCGGCCCGCGGACGGCGAGCCGGTCGTCCAGAAGGCCCACCCGAACAGCTTCCGGGAGACGGACCTGCTGCGGCGGCTGCGCGATGCGGATGTGACGGACGTCGTGGTGGCCGGGATGATGACCAGCATGTGCGTCGATGCGACCGTCCGTGCCGCGGCCGACCTCGGCTTCGGCTGCACGGTGGTGCACGACGCGTGCGCGACGCTCGACCTCGAGTTCGGAGGCCGCACGATTCCCGCCGCGAGCGTGCACGGCGCCTTCATCGCCGCGCTCGGCGACAGCTACGCGACGGTAACATCCTCGGACGATGTCTGA
- the metK gene encoding methionine adenosyltransferase: MNEFLFTSESVTEGHPDKVADQISDGVLDAVLGADPSGRVACEVLCTTGLVVVAGEITCDAYVDIPRIAREIVGDIGYTSSDLGFDASTCGVVVALDEQSPDIRRGVESSYELQHSVAEGDVDAQGAGDQGMMFGYACDETPEKMPLAIQLAHRITARLASARRAETIPYLRPDGKAQVTVRYREQDGRLVPQSIERLLVSTQHHPDIHDAERIRADIVEHVLMPVIPHALCARERFAEPGFVLVNPTGRFVTGGPMGDTGLTGRKIIVDTYGGAARHGGGAFSGKDPSKVDRSASYAMRWVAKNIVAAGLAHRAEVQVAYAIGVAHPVSVMVETFGTEQVDRATIDRAVGQVFDLRPASIIRDLDLLRPIYRDTAAYGHFGREHDAFTWERTDRVAPLREACGLETPAPV; the protein is encoded by the coding sequence GTGAACGAGTTCCTCTTCACGTCCGAGTCGGTCACCGAAGGACACCCCGACAAGGTCGCCGATCAGATCTCGGACGGAGTGCTCGACGCGGTGCTCGGGGCCGATCCGTCCGGCCGCGTCGCGTGCGAGGTGCTCTGCACCACCGGCCTCGTCGTCGTCGCCGGCGAGATCACCTGCGACGCCTACGTCGACATCCCGCGGATCGCCCGCGAGATCGTCGGCGACATCGGCTACACGAGCTCGGACCTCGGCTTCGACGCTTCGACCTGCGGAGTCGTCGTCGCGCTCGACGAGCAGTCGCCGGACATCCGCCGCGGCGTCGAGTCCTCATACGAGCTGCAGCACTCGGTTGCCGAGGGCGACGTCGACGCACAGGGCGCGGGCGACCAGGGGATGATGTTCGGCTACGCCTGCGACGAGACGCCGGAGAAGATGCCGCTGGCCATCCAGCTCGCACACCGGATCACGGCCCGGCTCGCGTCCGCGCGCAGGGCGGAGACCATCCCGTACCTGCGCCCGGACGGCAAGGCCCAGGTCACCGTGCGGTACCGCGAGCAGGACGGCCGCCTGGTGCCGCAGTCGATCGAGCGGCTGCTGGTCTCGACCCAGCACCACCCCGACATCCACGACGCCGAGCGGATCCGGGCCGATATCGTCGAGCACGTGCTCATGCCTGTGATCCCGCACGCGCTGTGCGCCCGGGAGCGCTTCGCGGAGCCGGGCTTCGTGCTCGTCAACCCGACCGGACGGTTCGTCACCGGCGGCCCGATGGGCGACACCGGCCTGACCGGCCGCAAGATCATCGTCGACACCTACGGCGGCGCCGCGCGCCACGGCGGCGGCGCGTTCTCGGGCAAGGATCCTTCGAAGGTCGACCGGTCGGCGTCGTACGCGATGCGCTGGGTCGCGAAGAACATCGTCGCGGCCGGCCTCGCGCACCGCGCCGAGGTGCAGGTTGCCTACGCCATCGGCGTTGCACACCCGGTCTCGGTGATGGTCGAGACGTTCGGCACGGAGCAGGTCGACCGGGCGACGATCGATCGAGCGGTCGGCCAGGTGTTCGACCTGCGCCCCGCGTCGATCATCCGCGACCTCGACCTGCTGCGGCCTATCTACCGCGACACGGCGGCCTACGGCCACTTCGGCCGCGAGCACGACGCGTTCACCTGGGAGCGCACCGACCGCGTCGCGCCGCTGCGCGAAGCCTGCGGGCTCGAAACGCCCGCGCCGGTCTGA
- the aroA gene encoding 3-phosphoshikimate 1-carboxyvinyltransferase: MADQAPLQIRPAGALVGELGVPGDKSISHRAVMVGALSDERVLVTGFGASADTLATVDAFRAMGVEIERHDDDRLVIHGVGMRGLREPSQPIDVRNAGTLMRILPGILAGQRGTFVVDGDESIRRRPMQRIADPLGQMGVRVETTGGLPPVTVHATGEVQPISFQPAVASAQVKSCVLFAGLFAERGMTVVEEPISTRDHTERMLQRAGVPVDRKPGRVAVSPVRELVLPEIPVPGDFSSAAPFIAAATVLQGSNLTIRDVSINPTRTGMLAVLERMGARVGLFGRRWSAGEPVADIEVRPAELVATDIEPEIVPSLIDELPLLVLLASFARGTTTIRGAGELRVKESDRIATVVELLTTVGAHVKGLDDGFQVLGVPHRLRGGRVDAAGDHRIAMLGAIAGVCSQEGVSVDGADALDVSFPDFAERLAAVSA; the protein is encoded by the coding sequence ATGGCTGACCAGGCCCCCCTCCAGATCCGCCCCGCCGGCGCACTGGTCGGTGAGCTCGGCGTGCCCGGAGACAAGTCGATCAGCCACCGCGCGGTGATGGTCGGCGCGCTCAGCGACGAGCGGGTGCTCGTGACGGGCTTCGGCGCCTCGGCGGACACCCTCGCCACCGTCGACGCGTTCCGCGCCATGGGCGTCGAGATCGAGCGGCACGACGACGACCGGCTCGTCATCCACGGCGTCGGCATGCGCGGGCTGCGCGAACCCTCCCAGCCGATCGACGTGCGCAACGCCGGCACGCTGATGCGGATCCTGCCCGGGATCCTGGCCGGGCAGCGCGGGACGTTCGTCGTCGACGGCGACGAGAGCATCCGCCGCCGGCCGATGCAGCGGATCGCCGATCCGCTCGGGCAGATGGGCGTTCGTGTGGAGACCACCGGCGGGCTTCCGCCGGTGACGGTGCACGCGACCGGCGAGGTGCAGCCGATCTCGTTCCAGCCGGCCGTGGCGTCCGCGCAGGTCAAGTCGTGCGTGCTGTTCGCCGGCCTGTTCGCGGAGCGGGGGATGACCGTGGTCGAGGAGCCGATCTCGACGCGCGACCACACCGAGCGGATGCTGCAGCGCGCGGGCGTGCCCGTCGACCGCAAGCCGGGTCGCGTCGCCGTGTCGCCCGTGCGCGAGCTGGTGCTGCCGGAGATCCCCGTGCCCGGCGACTTTTCGTCGGCGGCGCCGTTCATCGCCGCGGCGACCGTGCTGCAGGGGTCGAACCTGACGATCCGCGACGTCTCGATCAATCCGACGCGGACCGGGATGCTGGCGGTGCTCGAGCGGATGGGCGCGCGGGTCGGGCTGTTCGGGCGGCGGTGGTCTGCGGGGGAACCGGTGGCCGATATCGAGGTGCGGCCGGCCGAGCTCGTGGCCACCGACATCGAGCCCGAGATCGTCCCCTCGCTGATCGACGAGCTGCCGCTGCTCGTGCTGCTCGCGAGCTTCGCGCGCGGGACGACCACGATCCGGGGAGCGGGGGAGCTGCGGGTGAAGGAGTCCGACCGGATCGCGACCGTGGTCGAGCTGCTGACGACCGTGGGCGCGCACGTCAAGGGCCTGGACGACGGCTTTCAGGTGCTGGGCGTGCCGCACCGGCTGCGCGGCGGGCGGGTGGACGCGGCGGGCGACCACCGCATCGCCATGCTGGGCGCGATTGCCGGAGTGTGCTCGCAGGAGGGCGTCAGCGTGGACGGGGCCGACGCGCTCGACGTCAGCTTTCCGGACTTCGCCGAGCGGCTGGCCGCGGTCAGCGCATAG
- the def gene encoding peptide deformylase, with the protein MSEQAEQDAVEQQDGPTAEERMEWRIAALRLVRQFPDPALRNAASPVATVDDEVQQLAGRMVDIMERAHGVGLAAPQIGVLRRILVYRARDEDEAHVLINPEVVERSDETEVGTEGCLSLLGGELQVAVPRHARVRVAARDEHGEQVDLEAEGFEARVIQHEIDHLDGVLIFDRAEDADRREALRELRLRAG; encoded by the coding sequence ATGTCTGAACAGGCCGAACAGGACGCGGTCGAGCAGCAGGACGGCCCGACCGCCGAGGAGCGGATGGAGTGGCGGATCGCCGCCCTGCGCCTCGTGCGCCAGTTTCCCGACCCGGCCCTCCGCAATGCCGCAAGCCCGGTCGCAACCGTCGATGACGAGGTGCAGCAGCTTGCGGGCCGGATGGTCGACATCATGGAGCGCGCCCACGGCGTCGGCCTTGCCGCGCCGCAGATCGGCGTGCTCCGCCGGATCCTCGTGTATCGGGCGCGCGACGAGGACGAGGCGCACGTCCTCATCAACCCCGAGGTGGTCGAGCGGTCGGACGAGACCGAGGTCGGCACCGAGGGCTGCCTGTCCCTGCTCGGCGGCGAGCTGCAGGTCGCCGTCCCGCGGCACGCCCGCGTCCGGGTCGCCGCACGCGACGAGCACGGCGAGCAGGTCGACCTGGAAGCCGAGGGCTTCGAGGCCCGGGTGATCCAGCACGAGATCGACCACCTGGACGGCGTCCTCATCTTCGACCGTGCGGAGGACGCCGACCGCCGCGAGGCTCTGCGCGAGCTTCGCCTCCGCGCCGGCTGA
- the priA gene encoding primosomal protein N', which translates to MARVHPLVTARAVDRPFDYEIPEQLAGDVVRGSLVRVPLGAREITGVVESLAERPERADGELKAVVSVAGRLPEPLLELAIWIAEGTASTVARAVALVVPPAAPKRALKAVERDVPPDGGVALTPAQAEAVAAIEQAAAAGTREVLLHGVTGSGKTEVYLRAIERVLAEGHGAIVLVPEIALTPQTAARFIARFGDTVAVLHSALTPGRRGLEHQRIAAGKARVVVGARSAVFAAVPRLGIIVVDEEHDASYKHESDPRYDARRVAAKRARLEDAIVVYGTATPRPESWHGIARRIGLPARVGGPLPAVDVVDLRRDGGYPLTRPLRDALGAIEDRGGRAILLQNRRGSASAIHCRTCANGWRCPRCDVSLSLHGRAHLVCHHCGHREQAPRACPVCGSVDITRIGSGTRAVEDELAELFPGLEVLRLDADVAARAGEPEATLARFRDAERGVLVGTQLVAKGHDVPGVTLAAVLDAETGLAMPDFRAEERTFALLTQLAGRPGRPGDPQGRVLIQAWDPAARVVELAARHDVEGFLEGELERRRELGYPPFARLVRLLVTAPDQETADGITGLLADTAGPVLGDDAVLGPAPLHRLRDRSRSHLLVKTSDPRRAATVFRGLLRDIAPDLRRASASAVVDVDPQSFG; encoded by the coding sequence ATCGCGCGCGTCCACCCGCTCGTCACGGCCCGTGCGGTCGACCGGCCGTTCGACTACGAGATACCGGAGCAGCTCGCGGGCGACGTCGTGCGCGGCTCGCTGGTTCGCGTGCCGCTCGGCGCCAGGGAGATCACCGGCGTGGTCGAGTCCTTGGCCGAACGGCCCGAGCGCGCCGACGGCGAGCTGAAGGCCGTCGTGTCCGTCGCAGGCCGGCTGCCCGAGCCGCTGCTCGAGCTCGCAATCTGGATCGCCGAGGGCACGGCATCCACCGTCGCCCGCGCCGTGGCCCTGGTCGTCCCGCCCGCGGCCCCGAAGCGGGCGCTGAAGGCGGTCGAACGGGACGTTCCACCGGACGGCGGCGTCGCGCTCACCCCCGCGCAGGCGGAGGCGGTCGCAGCGATCGAGCAGGCGGCCGCGGCCGGAACGCGCGAGGTGCTCCTCCATGGCGTGACCGGGTCGGGCAAGACGGAGGTCTATCTGCGGGCGATCGAGCGGGTGCTCGCCGAAGGCCACGGCGCCATCGTGCTCGTGCCCGAGATCGCCCTCACCCCGCAGACGGCGGCGCGCTTCATCGCCCGCTTCGGCGACACGGTCGCCGTCCTGCACAGCGCGCTGACGCCCGGTCGCCGGGGTCTCGAGCACCAGCGCATCGCCGCCGGAAAGGCGCGGGTCGTGGTCGGCGCCCGCTCGGCAGTCTTCGCAGCCGTGCCGCGGCTCGGGATCATCGTCGTCGACGAGGAGCACGACGCCTCCTACAAGCACGAGAGCGACCCCCGGTATGACGCCCGTCGCGTCGCGGCCAAGCGCGCCCGCCTCGAGGACGCAATCGTCGTCTACGGAACCGCCACGCCGCGCCCGGAGTCCTGGCATGGCATCGCGCGCAGGATCGGCCTGCCGGCGCGCGTGGGCGGCCCGCTGCCCGCCGTCGACGTCGTCGATCTCCGCCGTGACGGCGGCTACCCGCTGACCCGGCCGCTCCGCGACGCGCTCGGAGCCATCGAGGACCGCGGAGGCCGCGCGATCCTGCTGCAGAACCGCCGCGGCTCGGCGAGCGCGATCCACTGCCGCACCTGCGCCAACGGCTGGCGGTGCCCTCGCTGCGACGTCTCGCTCTCGCTCCACGGCCGCGCCCACCTGGTGTGCCACCACTGCGGGCACCGGGAGCAGGCACCCCGAGCCTGCCCGGTGTGCGGCTCCGTCGACATCACGAGGATCGGATCGGGCACCCGGGCGGTCGAGGACGAGCTGGCCGAGCTGTTCCCCGGCCTCGAGGTGCTGCGGTTGGACGCGGATGTCGCGGCACGCGCCGGAGAGCCGGAAGCGACGCTGGCGCGGTTCCGGGACGCCGAGCGCGGCGTGCTCGTGGGCACGCAGCTGGTCGCGAAGGGCCACGACGTGCCGGGCGTCACGCTGGCCGCGGTGCTCGACGCCGAGACCGGCCTGGCGATGCCGGACTTCCGCGCCGAGGAGCGGACGTTCGCGCTGCTCACCCAGCTCGCCGGCCGGCCCGGTCGCCCGGGCGACCCGCAGGGCCGCGTGCTGATCCAGGCCTGGGACCCGGCCGCCCGAGTGGTCGAGCTGGCCGCTCGCCACGACGTCGAGGGCTTCCTGGAGGGGGAGCTCGAGCGGCGCCGGGAGCTCGGCTACCCGCCCTTCGCGCGGCTTGTCCGGCTGCTCGTGACAGCGCCCGACCAGGAAACGGCCGACGGCATCACCGGGCTGCTCGCCGACACCGCCGGCCCGGTGCTCGGGGACGATGCGGTGCTCGGGCCTGCCCCGCTCCACCGGTTGCGCGATCGCAGCCGCAGCCACCTGCTCGTCAAGACCAGCGACCCGCGCCGGGCGGCCACGGTCTTCCGGGGGCTGCTCCGTGACATCGCACCCGATCTGCGCCGCGCGAGCGCGAGCGCCGTCGTGGACGTCGACCCGCAGTCCTTCGGCTAG